The proteins below come from a single Caenibius sp. WL genomic window:
- a CDS encoding ferrous iron transporter B, whose translation MMQLRRAALVGNPNAGKSALFNALTGARQKIANYPGVTVERKAGRLMLPSGEPLELVDLPGSYGFDATSPDEEVTRKVILGELPGETQPEVLVVVLDASNLEQHLVFAQEVIELGRPTLVALNMVDLAERDGLVLDPKALEQALGVPVIPTVAVRRRGLAELAAAIETAHRQAADGHQPHARPHITLPERRLAAHNIAQGAILSESAQHRMYARIDRVLLHPWLGPILLFALLFVMFQAVFAWATPFADGLEAIIGAIIAWVESVLPAGFLRDLLTQGILSGVGSVIVFLPQILILFAFILAMEASGYMARAAFLMDRLMAYVGLSGRSFIPLLSSFACAIPGIMATRSIADPKDRLTTILVAPLMTCSARLPVYAVIIAAFIPARTVGWGVGLQGLVLFGLYVAGIIGATVVALVLRRSVTKGAASGFIMEMPKYQMPRLRDMAIGLWQRAWVFLRRAGTIIFTVTVVLWLLLSFPKAGPGESQVDVSIAGRIASGLEVVVKPIGFNHEIALALVPAMAAREVAVSSLATTYAVGSDDEDAAAAALTDKLASRWSLPTALAFLAWFVFAPQCLSTIAVARRETNGWKWPAFMVAYLFALAYVFAGITYWTAKAFGL comes from the coding sequence GTGATGCAGCTTCGCAGGGCCGCGCTTGTCGGCAATCCGAATGCCGGGAAAAGCGCGCTGTTCAATGCGTTGACCGGCGCGCGCCAGAAGATCGCCAATTATCCCGGCGTCACGGTGGAGCGCAAGGCCGGGCGGCTGATGCTGCCTTCGGGCGAACCGCTGGAACTGGTCGATCTGCCGGGCAGCTATGGCTTCGATGCCACCAGCCCCGATGAGGAAGTGACCCGCAAGGTCATTCTCGGCGAATTGCCAGGGGAAACCCAGCCCGAAGTGCTGGTGGTTGTGCTCGACGCGTCCAATCTCGAACAGCATCTCGTTTTCGCGCAGGAAGTGATCGAACTGGGGCGGCCGACGCTGGTCGCGCTCAACATGGTCGATCTGGCGGAACGGGACGGGCTGGTGCTCGATCCCAAGGCGCTGGAACAGGCGCTGGGCGTGCCGGTGATCCCGACCGTGGCGGTCCGCCGCCGGGGCCTTGCCGAACTGGCCGCCGCGATTGAAACCGCCCATCGCCAGGCGGCGGACGGACACCAGCCCCATGCGCGCCCGCATATCACGCTGCCCGAACGGCGGCTGGCGGCGCACAATATCGCCCAGGGCGCGATTCTGTCCGAATCGGCGCAACACCGGATGTATGCGCGGATCGACAGGGTTCTGCTGCACCCCTGGCTGGGGCCGATCCTCCTGTTCGCGTTGCTGTTCGTGATGTTCCAGGCGGTGTTCGCCTGGGCGACCCCGTTCGCCGATGGGCTGGAAGCGATCATCGGGGCGATCATCGCATGGGTCGAAAGCGTGCTGCCCGCCGGTTTCCTGCGCGACTTGCTGACGCAGGGGATACTCAGCGGGGTGGGCTCGGTCATCGTGTTCCTGCCGCAGATCCTGATCCTGTTCGCTTTCATCCTGGCGATGGAAGCGAGCGGCTACATGGCCCGCGCCGCGTTCCTGATGGACCGGCTGATGGCCTATGTCGGGCTGTCGGGGCGCAGTTTCATTCCCCTGCTGTCCAGCTTCGCCTGCGCCATTCCCGGCATCATGGCGACGCGATCCATCGCCGATCCCAAGGACCGGCTGACGACTATACTGGTCGCCCCGCTGATGACCTGTTCGGCCCGCCTGCCGGTTTATGCGGTGATCATCGCGGCGTTCATTCCCGCCCGCACGGTCGGCTGGGGCGTGGGCCTGCAGGGGCTGGTGCTGTTCGGCCTCTACGTCGCCGGAATCATCGGCGCGACGGTGGTGGCGTTGGTGCTGCGCCGTTCGGTCACCAAGGGCGCGGCCAGCGGTTTCATCATGGAAATGCCGAAGTATCAGATGCCGCGCCTGCGCGACATGGCTATCGGTCTGTGGCAGCGTGCGTGGGTGTTTCTGCGCCGCGCGGGCACGATCATTTTCACTGTCACCGTGGTCCTGTGGCTGCTGCTGAGCTTCCCCAAGGCGGGGCCGGGCGAAAGCCAGGTCGATGTGTCTATCGCCGGGCGCATCGCCAGCGGGCTGGAAGTGGTGGTGAAGCCGATCGGCTTCAATCACGAGATCGCGCTGGCGCTGGTCCCCGCCATGGCCGCGCGCGAAGTCGCCGTGTCCTCGCTCGCCACCACTTATGCCGTGGGCTCCGACGACGAAGACGCCGCCGCGGCCGCGCTGACGGACAAGCTCGCTTCCCGCTGGAGCCTGCCGACCGCGCTGGCTTTCCTCGCCTGGTTCGTGTTCGCGCCGCAATGCCTGTCGACCATCGCCGTGGCCCGGCGCGAAACCAACGGCTGGAAATGGCCTGCCTTCATGGTCGCCTATCTTTTCGCTCTTGCCTATGTCTTTGCGGGCATCACATATTGGACGGCAAAGGCGTTCGGGCTGTAG
- a CDS encoding FeoA family protein — protein MTLEELPLGARARIVAVDWSLLAPDEGQRLRAMGLDEGARVSVAHRGVFTGRDPLSVIVGRMNVAIRRSHALAMQVEAL, from the coding sequence ATGACACTGGAAGAGCTTCCCCTCGGCGCCCGTGCCCGTATCGTTGCGGTTGATTGGTCCCTGCTGGCGCCGGATGAAGGGCAACGCCTCCGCGCCATGGGGCTGGATGAAGGCGCGCGCGTCAGCGTGGCCCATCGCGGGGTGTTCACCGGGCGCGATCCGCTGTCGGTGATCGTCGGGCGCATGAATGTCGCCATCCGCCGCAGCCATGCCCTGGCGATGCAGGTGGAGGCGCTGTGA
- a CDS encoding peptide MFS transporter gives MGDSGAQPDRGADRSGAGADRTARFGHPKGLWVLAGTELWDRISFHGMQAMLVLYMAGELLKPGRIEKVVGFPQYRAAIEAVTGPLSDQAIATQTFGLYMALLMFFPLVGGWIGDRWTSHRTAVTLGALLMTGGHFSLAFDQTFLPALLLLILGAGLLRGNLKAQIKTLYAEGDRRLADAFQVYSFVVNFGAFIAPIVAGTVAKYYGWHAGFAVAGLGMLIGLVVYLFGSRHLPADRAKHVAVARGALTVREKRNVIGLFLMWPVSLCFWTAQAQIWNVYNLWVRDHVNLLIGGFEVPVPWMQSLDGLAPAIFIPLVVWHWRRQAKRGTEPDIFVKMGIGCLIFCAGVLWLAAAPLVANAQGRAPLAWPVMFHLISNLGAVYFSPVMLALFASRAPAAWRGTMLGVEALAASAASLLSGYMGGWYEVMSPTRFWTINAMIVGGAGLAVLILRGPLIRFFGPETAEDGEPGPGAATQLA, from the coding sequence ATGGGGGACAGCGGGGCGCAGCCGGATCGCGGGGCGGATCGTAGCGGGGCCGGCGCCGATCGAACGGCACGCTTCGGCCATCCCAAGGGCCTGTGGGTCCTTGCCGGGACCGAACTGTGGGATCGCATCTCGTTCCACGGGATGCAGGCGATGCTCGTGCTCTACATGGCGGGCGAACTGCTCAAGCCCGGGCGCATCGAAAAGGTCGTCGGCTTCCCGCAGTACCGCGCCGCGATCGAAGCGGTCACCGGGCCGCTGTCCGATCAGGCGATCGCCACGCAGACGTTCGGCCTCTACATGGCGCTGCTGATGTTCTTCCCACTGGTCGGCGGGTGGATCGGTGATCGCTGGACCAGCCACCGCACCGCCGTGACGCTGGGCGCGTTGCTGATGACCGGGGGCCATTTTTCCCTTGCTTTCGACCAGACCTTCCTGCCCGCGCTGCTGCTACTCATCCTCGGTGCGGGGCTGCTGCGCGGCAATCTGAAGGCACAGATCAAGACGCTCTATGCCGAAGGGGACCGGCGGCTGGCCGACGCTTTCCAGGTCTATAGTTTCGTCGTCAATTTCGGGGCGTTCATCGCCCCCATCGTCGCCGGGACGGTGGCGAAATACTATGGCTGGCATGCCGGATTCGCGGTTGCCGGGCTGGGGATGCTGATCGGCCTCGTGGTCTATCTGTTCGGATCGCGCCATCTGCCCGCCGACCGCGCCAAACATGTGGCGGTGGCGCGCGGCGCGCTGACCGTGCGGGAAAAGCGCAATGTCATCGGCCTGTTCCTGATGTGGCCGGTTTCGCTCTGTTTCTGGACCGCGCAGGCGCAGATCTGGAACGTCTACAACCTGTGGGTACGCGACCACGTGAATCTGCTGATCGGCGGCTTCGAAGTGCCCGTGCCGTGGATGCAATCGCTCGATGGCCTGGCGCCGGCGATTTTCATCCCGCTGGTGGTGTGGCACTGGCGGCGGCAGGCCAAACGTGGGACGGAGCCCGATATCTTCGTCAAGATGGGGATCGGCTGTCTGATCTTTTGCGCCGGGGTGCTGTGGCTCGCCGCGGCACCGCTCGTGGCCAATGCGCAAGGGCGCGCGCCGCTTGCCTGGCCGGTGATGTTCCATCTGATCTCGAATCTCGGCGCGGTCTATTTCTCGCCCGTCATGCTCGCGCTTTTCGCCAGCCGCGCACCGGCCGCGTGGCGCGGCACCATGCTGGGGGTGGAAGCGCTGGCCGCCTCCGCCGCCAGCCTGCTCAGCGGCTACATGGGCGGCTGGTATGAAGTGATGAGCCCCACCCGCTTTTGGACGATCAACGCCATGATCGTCGGCGGGGCCGGGCTGGCAGTGCTGATCCTGCGCGGCCCGCTGATTCGCTTCTTCGGCCCGGAAACGGCGGAGGATGGGGAACCGGGGCCGGGCGCGGCCACGCAGCTCGCCTGA
- a CDS encoding DUF177 domain-containing protein, which translates to MNDNTAPHQAGSEFSRPVECARMGDGIRHLVADENERAALAARFGLIGVSRLEADIALDADGETVMATGILRADFVQSCAVSGDDLPVSVAESLAFRLVPAGTYRPDEEVELSAEDCDEIEYTGGTFDLGEAIAQSLALVIDPYATGPNAEQARQKHGLQGEDQTGPFAALAALKPKK; encoded by the coding sequence ATGAACGACAACACCGCACCCCACCAGGCGGGCAGCGAATTTTCCCGCCCCGTCGAATGCGCCCGAATGGGCGACGGCATCCGCCATCTCGTAGCCGACGAGAACGAGCGGGCGGCGCTGGCCGCGCGCTTCGGGCTGATCGGCGTCAGCCGGCTGGAAGCGGACATCGCACTGGATGCCGACGGTGAAACGGTCATGGCCACCGGCATCCTGCGTGCCGATTTCGTGCAAAGTTGCGCCGTTTCAGGCGATGATCTGCCCGTCAGCGTGGCGGAATCGCTCGCATTCCGCCTCGTTCCCGCGGGCACCTATCGCCCGGACGAGGAAGTGGAACTGAGCGCCGAGGATTGCGACGAGATCGAGTACACCGGAGGCACGTTCGACTTGGGCGAAGCCATTGCGCAAAGCCTTGCCCTGGTTATCGATCCCTACGCCACCGGCCCCAACGCCGAACAGGCGCGGCAGAAGCATGGCTTGCAGGGTGAGGATCAGACCGGCCCCTTCGCGGCGCTCGCCGCGCTCAAGCCCAAGAAATGA
- the bamE gene encoding outer membrane protein assembly factor BamE encodes MRDSEMQVMKAFARIGLVAAIAAVGLTAGCTTIKDKRGYVAEDVLLNAVQPGIDNKESVAGTLGRPTFASVYGQDSWYYVSADTRQKPFSSPKIKDETVFAVHFDKAGNVIGTERSGMERVVKLDPEGDKTPVLGRDRSFLQDLFGNIGAVGAAAPGGGGGAGM; translated from the coding sequence ATGCGAGACTCGGAGATGCAGGTGATGAAGGCTTTCGCGCGGATCGGACTGGTTGCTGCCATCGCGGCCGTGGGGCTGACGGCAGGCTGCACCACGATCAAGGACAAGCGCGGCTACGTCGCCGAAGACGTGCTGCTCAACGCGGTGCAGCCGGGCATCGACAACAAGGAATCGGTGGCCGGCACGCTGGGGCGGCCGACCTTCGCCAGCGTCTATGGCCAGGACAGCTGGTACTATGTCAGCGCGGACACCCGCCAGAAGCCGTTCTCCTCGCCCAAAATCAAGGATGAAACGGTGTTCGCCGTCCATTTCGATAAGGCGGGCAACGTTATCGGCACCGAACGTTCGGGCATGGAACGCGTGGTGAAACTGGATCCGGAAGGCGACAAGACGCCGGTTCTGGGCCGCGACCGTTCGTTCCTGCAGGATCTGTTCGGCAACATCGGCGCGGTCGGCGCGGCCGCCCCGGGTGGCGGCGGCGGCGCAGGGATGTGA
- the hslU gene encoding ATP-dependent protease ATPase subunit HslU: MNDNLTPKAIVAALDEHIIGQAEAKRAVAVALRNRWRRQRLSPELRDEVTPKNILMIGPTGCGKTEISRRLAKLADAPFVKVEATKFTEVGYVGRDVEQIARDLAEDAIRLEKDRRREAVREAASKAAMDRLLHALVGENASEATRESFRQRIVQNAMNDTEVEIEVEDAPSMPMELPGMGGNVGMINLSDIMGKAFGGAPKKRRKLKVPDAWDKLVDEEAEKRMDQDDVARVALANAETNGIVFLDEIDKIAVSDVRGGSVSREGVQRDLLPLIEGTTVATKYGPMKTDHVLFIASGAFHVAKPSDMLPELQGRLPIRVELKALTEEDFVAILSDTRANLVQQYQALLGTEEVTLAIAPDAVSEIARIAAQVNESVENIGARRLQTVMEKLLEELSFEAEDRKGETVHVDAAYVREKLAGLASDSDLSKYIL, from the coding sequence ATGAACGACAATCTCACCCCCAAGGCCATCGTGGCCGCATTGGACGAACACATCATCGGCCAGGCCGAAGCGAAGCGGGCGGTGGCCGTGGCGCTGCGCAACCGGTGGCGGCGGCAGCGTCTCTCCCCCGAGCTGCGCGATGAAGTGACGCCGAAGAACATCCTGATGATCGGGCCGACCGGCTGCGGCAAGACCGAGATCAGCCGCCGCCTGGCAAAGCTGGCCGATGCGCCATTCGTGAAAGTGGAAGCGACCAAGTTCACCGAAGTGGGCTATGTCGGCCGCGATGTCGAACAGATCGCCCGCGATCTGGCGGAAGACGCGATCCGGCTGGAAAAGGATCGCCGCCGCGAAGCGGTGCGCGAAGCCGCGTCGAAAGCGGCGATGGACCGGTTGCTGCATGCCCTGGTCGGCGAAAACGCCAGCGAGGCGACGCGCGAAAGCTTCCGCCAGCGTATCGTCCAGAACGCGATGAACGACACCGAGGTGGAAATCGAGGTGGAGGATGCCCCCTCGATGCCGATGGAACTGCCGGGCATGGGCGGCAATGTCGGGATGATCAATCTCAGCGATATCATGGGCAAGGCGTTCGGCGGCGCGCCGAAGAAACGGCGCAAGCTGAAAGTGCCCGATGCCTGGGACAAGCTGGTGGACGAGGAAGCGGAAAAGCGGATGGACCAGGACGATGTCGCCCGGGTCGCGCTGGCCAATGCCGAAACCAACGGGATCGTCTTCCTCGATGAAATCGACAAGATCGCGGTGTCCGACGTGCGCGGCGGTTCGGTCAGCCGCGAAGGGGTGCAGCGCGATCTGCTGCCGCTGATCGAAGGGACGACGGTGGCCACCAAGTACGGCCCGATGAAGACGGACCATGTGCTGTTCATCGCCAGCGGCGCGTTCCATGTGGCCAAGCCCAGTGACATGCTGCCCGAACTGCAGGGCCGCCTGCCGATCCGGGTGGAACTGAAAGCGCTGACCGAGGAAGATTTCGTCGCCATCCTGTCCGACACGCGGGCCAATCTGGTGCAGCAGTATCAGGCCCTGCTCGGCACCGAGGAAGTCACGCTTGCCATCGCCCCCGATGCGGTCAGCGAAATCGCCCGGATCGCGGCGCAAGTGAACGAAAGCGTCGAGAACATCGGTGCCCGACGTTTGCAGACGGTGATGGAAAAGCTGCTGGAGGAACTGAGCTTCGAAGCGGAGGATCGCAAGGGCGAAACCGTCCACGTCGATGCCGCCTATGTTCGCGAAAAGCTGGCGGGCCTCGCCAGCGACAGCGATCTCAGCAAGTATATCCTGTAA
- a CDS encoding YcgN family cysteine cluster protein, translating into MGPLRPRFWTLPLGDLTRAEWEALCDGCGQCCLHKLEDADTGEILPTNVACKLLDTGTAQCKDYRNRKAYVPDCLRLTARNVGDQHWLPRSCAYRLRAEGDPLPSWHYLISGSRETVREVGVSVIGRVICETEAGPLEHHLVDWPDIGDTPYDEPDDDPEDRDD; encoded by the coding sequence ATGGGTCCGCTGAGACCCCGGTTCTGGACCCTGCCGCTGGGCGATCTCACCCGCGCCGAGTGGGAAGCGCTGTGTGACGGGTGCGGGCAATGCTGCCTGCACAAGCTGGAAGACGCCGATACCGGCGAAATCCTGCCCACCAATGTCGCCTGCAAGCTGCTCGACACCGGCACCGCCCAGTGCAAGGACTATCGCAACCGCAAGGCCTATGTTCCCGATTGCCTCCGGCTGACCGCGCGCAATGTGGGCGATCAGCACTGGCTGCCGCGCAGTTGCGCCTATCGTCTGCGCGCGGAAGGCGATCCGCTGCCGAGCTGGCACTACCTGATTTCGGGCAGCCGCGAGACGGTGCGCGAAGTGGGTGTGTCCGTTATCGGCCGGGTGATCTGCGAAACCGAAGCCGGGCCGCTGGAACACCATCTGGTCGACTGGCCCGATATCGGCGATACGCCTTATGACGAACCCGACGATGACCCCGAGGACAGGGACGATTGA
- a CDS encoding SCO family protein — protein MNRRAMMKHLLTALLLPPALLLAGCGPAESPTGKPPLEGARIGGPFTLKDKDGTTVRWSDFDGRYRIVYFGYAYCPDICPFDMQKLMKGFELFAKENPDRAKEVQPIFITIDPARDTPEVIGEFTSAFSDRLLGLTGSAKEIDAAAKAFGVYYAKGKTSPGGGYLMDHTRGTYLMGRQGEPIALVPIDAGPEHVAEELAKWVR, from the coding sequence ATGAACCGTCGCGCCATGATGAAGCATCTCCTTACCGCTCTGCTCCTCCCCCCCGCTCTCCTGCTCGCCGGATGCGGCCCCGCCGAATCCCCCACCGGCAAGCCGCCGCTGGAAGGCGCGCGCATCGGCGGGCCGTTCACGCTCAAGGACAAGGACGGCACGACCGTGCGCTGGTCCGATTTCGACGGGCGCTATCGCATCGTCTATTTCGGCTATGCCTATTGCCCCGACATCTGCCCGTTCGACATGCAGAAGCTGATGAAAGGCTTCGAACTGTTCGCCAAGGAAAATCCGGATCGCGCCAAGGAGGTCCAGCCGATCTTCATCACGATCGATCCGGCGCGCGACACCCCCGAAGTGATCGGCGAATTCACCAGCGCCTTTTCCGACAGGCTGCTCGGGCTGACCGGCAGCGCCAAGGAAATCGACGCCGCGGCCAAAGCATTCGGCGTCTATTACGCCAAGGGCAAGACATCGCCCGGCGGCGGCTATCTGATGGACCATACGCGCGGGACCTACCTGATGGGCCGCCAGGGCGAACCGATCGCGCTGGTGCCGATTGATGCCGGGCCGGAACACGTGGCGGAGGAACTGGCCAAATGGGTCCGCTGA
- a CDS encoding ankyrin repeat domain-containing protein, protein MGRIWAKGGRSLGRNLGLLLGAALLAVPAVSHAQFSDGYRFLEAVKKADGDAATKLLNEPGTTIVNARDVTSGSTGLHIAVARRDLLWTRFLLQHGANPNIGDKRGLTPLVVAARLGFVDGVNALIEGGARVNDANDTGETPLISAVHQKDIAIIRALLKAGANPDRPDNSGRSARDYARLQGAGSSVLAEIEARAKPGAGGAQDGPVYGPRF, encoded by the coding sequence ATGGGCAGGATATGGGCGAAAGGCGGGCGGAGTCTGGGCCGGAATCTGGGCTTGCTGCTGGGCGCTGCGCTGCTGGCCGTTCCGGCGGTTTCGCACGCCCAGTTTTCCGATGGCTACCGCTTTCTCGAAGCGGTCAAGAAAGCCGATGGCGACGCGGCGACCAAGCTGCTCAACGAACCGGGGACGACGATCGTCAACGCCCGTGACGTGACCAGCGGCTCCACCGGGTTGCATATCGCCGTGGCGCGCCGCGATCTTCTGTGGACCCGTTTCCTTCTCCAGCACGGCGCCAATCCCAATATTGGCGACAAGCGCGGGCTGACTCCGCTGGTAGTGGCCGCGCGGCTGGGCTTCGTCGATGGCGTCAACGCGCTGATCGAAGGCGGTGCGCGGGTCAACGATGCCAACGACACCGGCGAAACGCCGCTGATTTCGGCCGTCCACCAGAAGGATATCGCGATTATCCGCGCGCTGTTGAAAGCCGGGGCCAACCCGGACCGGCCGGACAATTCGGGCCGTTCGGCGCGCGATTACGCCCGCTTGCAGGGCGCGGGCAGCTCGGTGCTCGCGGAAATCGAAGCGCGCGCCAAGCCCGGGGCCGGCGGCGCGCAGGATGGGCCGGTCTATGGCCCCCGCTTCTGA
- a CDS encoding ubiquinol-cytochrome C chaperone family protein codes for MSLLSRLFGKREDPREALRPLWHRVVEISRRPEWYREAGVADTVAGRFDMITAILALVLIRMERDEEDRAPPVLLTELFVEDMDGQLREAGIGDVVVGKHIGKLMSVLGGRLGAYRDALRAEGDEALAEAAARNLTLADGADPAAVAAALRRFEATLATTDDAALLAGRID; via the coding sequence ATGTCCCTGCTCTCTCGCCTGTTCGGCAAACGCGAAGACCCGCGTGAGGCCCTGCGCCCGCTGTGGCACCGCGTGGTCGAAATCTCGCGCCGCCCCGAATGGTATCGCGAAGCCGGGGTCGCCGACACCGTGGCCGGCCGCTTCGACATGATCACCGCGATTCTCGCACTCGTGCTGATCCGCATGGAACGCGACGAGGAAGACCGCGCCCCGCCCGTCCTGCTGACCGAACTGTTCGTCGAGGATATGGACGGCCAGCTGCGCGAGGCGGGAATCGGCGATGTCGTGGTGGGCAAGCATATCGGCAAGCTGATGTCCGTGCTCGGCGGGCGGCTGGGCGCCTATCGCGATGCGCTGCGCGCCGAAGGCGATGAGGCGCTGGCCGAAGCGGCCGCGCGCAATCTGACACTGGCAGACGGCGCCGATCCGGCAGCAGTCGCCGCCGCGCTACGCCGATTCGAAGCGACGCTGGCCACGACGGACGATGCCGCGCTGCTGGCAGGAAGGATCGACTGA
- the hslV gene encoding ATP-dependent protease subunit HslV: MNAHSDSGHGTIQWHGTTIIGVRKNGKTVIAGDGQVSMGNTVMKPNARKVRRIGEGGPEHGKVIAGFAGATADAFTLFERLERKLEQHRGQLMRAAVELAKDWRTDKYLRNLEALMIVADKDALLVLTGNGDVLEPEGTGESQITAIGSGGNYALAAARGIDSYESDAETIARKAMAVAADICVFTNDRVTVETI; encoded by the coding sequence ATGAACGCGCATTCCGACAGCGGCCACGGCACCATTCAGTGGCACGGCACAACCATCATCGGCGTCAGGAAGAACGGCAAGACCGTGATCGCCGGCGATGGCCAGGTTTCCATGGGCAACACGGTGATGAAGCCCAACGCCCGCAAAGTGCGGCGCATCGGCGAAGGTGGGCCCGAACACGGCAAAGTGATCGCCGGGTTCGCCGGGGCCACCGCCGACGCTTTCACTCTGTTCGAACGGCTGGAACGCAAGCTGGAACAACATCGCGGCCAGTTGATGCGCGCCGCGGTCGAACTCGCCAAGGACTGGCGCACCGACAAGTACCTGCGCAATCTCGAAGCCTTGATGATCGTGGCCGACAAGGACGCGCTGCTGGTGCTGACCGGCAATGGCGATGTGCTGGAGCCCGAGGGCACCGGCGAATCGCAGATCACGGCAATCGGTTCGGGCGGCAATTACGCGCTTGCCGCCGCGCGCGGGATCGACAGCTATGAAAGCGATGCGGAAACGATCGCCCGCAAGGCGATGGCCGTGGCGGCGGATATCTGCGTCTTCACCAACGACCGCGTGACGGTCGAAACCATCTGA
- a CDS encoding DUF1737 domain-containing protein: protein MYQTPEDRPIYRLLTGKDDRAFCERVSEALAQGWRLYGSPSLAWDEEGGFMKAAQAVVWHEADVVKR, encoded by the coding sequence ATGTACCAGACACCCGAAGACCGCCCGATCTATCGCCTGCTGACCGGCAAGGATGACCGCGCCTTTTGCGAGCGGGTGTCCGAGGCTCTGGCGCAGGGGTGGCGGCTTTACGGTTCGCCCAGTCTGGCCTGGGACGAGGAAGGCGGCTTCATGAAAGCCGCGCAGGCCGTGGTCTGGCATGAAGCGGATGTGGTGAAGCGGTAA
- a CDS encoding COQ9 family protein, translated as MPSADTATLSLDEIRLLLGPRVAENAAFDGWSEAALDLAADSAGINRAVARLAFRDGAMGMIGAWIDGIDAAMAQALPAAMLAELPVRERIRRLVQFRLDAVAGQEEAVRRALAIFAMPHHARAALRRGWQSADVMWRLAGDRSADYNHYTKRTTLAAVYAATLAVFIDDTSEDKAETARFLDRRIDGIIRFEKAKARLTPQPGQHFSLARFLGRLRYPAR; from the coding sequence ATGCCTTCTGCCGATACCGCTACTCTCTCGCTGGACGAAATCCGCCTCCTGCTCGGCCCGCGCGTTGCCGAAAACGCGGCATTCGACGGCTGGAGCGAAGCCGCGCTCGATCTTGCCGCCGACAGTGCGGGCATCAATCGCGCGGTCGCCCGTCTGGCGTTCAGGGATGGCGCGATGGGGATGATCGGCGCATGGATCGACGGGATCGACGCGGCGATGGCGCAGGCGCTGCCCGCCGCAATGCTGGCCGAATTGCCGGTGCGCGAACGCATCCGGCGGCTGGTGCAATTCCGGCTGGATGCCGTCGCGGGCCAGGAAGAGGCGGTGCGCCGGGCCCTGGCGATTTTCGCCATGCCGCATCATGCCCGCGCTGCCCTGCGCCGCGGCTGGCAGAGCGCCGATGTCATGTGGCGGCTCGCCGGGGACCGGTCGGCCGATTACAATCACTATACCAAGCGCACCACGCTGGCCGCCGTCTATGCCGCCACGCTGGCTGTGTTCATCGACGATACGAGCGAGGACAAGGCCGAAACCGCCCGCTTCCTCGACCGGCGGATCGACGGGATCATCCGCTTCGAAAAGGCCAAGGCCCGGCTGACGCCGCAGCCCGGCCAGCATTTCAGCCTCGCCCGTTTCCTCGGCCGCCTGCGCTATCCCGCCCGCTAA
- the ssb gene encoding single-stranded DNA-binding protein: protein MAGSVNKVILVGNLGADPEVRSFQNGGKVCNLRIATSESWKDRNTGERQERTEWHTVAIFSEGLAGVAERFLRKGSKVYIEGQLRTRKWQDQSGNDRYSTEVVLQGPGAVMTMLDGASGGGGGGGQRGGGWNNDRGGSSGGGWDQGGSSGGSGGGFGGGGSSSGGGKSGGFSDDFDDDIPF from the coding sequence ATGGCAGGCAGCGTCAACAAGGTCATTCTGGTCGGCAATCTCGGCGCCGATCCCGAAGTCCGCAGCTTTCAGAATGGCGGCAAGGTGTGCAACCTGCGTATCGCCACCTCCGAAAGCTGGAAGGACCGCAACACCGGCGAACGGCAGGAACGCACCGAATGGCACACGGTGGCGATCTTCTCCGAAGGGCTGGCGGGCGTTGCCGAACGCTTCCTGCGCAAAGGCAGCAAAGTCTATATCGAAGGCCAGCTCCGCACCCGCAAATGGCAGGACCAGTCAGGCAATGACCGGTATTCGACCGAAGTCGTCCTGCAGGGCCCCGGCGCGGTGATGACGATGCTCGATGGCGCATCCGGCGGCGGTGGCGGTGGTGGCCAGCGCGGCGGCGGCTGGAACAACGATCGCGGCGGTTCCTCGGGCGGCGGCTGGGATCAGGGCGGTAGCTCGGGCGGTTCCGGTGGTGGTTTCGGCGGCGGTGGTTCGTCGTCTGGCGGCGGAAAGTCCGGCGGCTTCAGCGACGATTTCGACGACGATATCCCGTTCTGA